CGCTTTGGCAGTTTGCGTCACCGATTGAAACTCTCGTTGATCCTACAAAAGGTTTGACTTCCGAGCCGCCACACGGAGGCCTTCGCGGAATTTTGGATGGGCAATCTCAATCAGAGCGGCGGCCCGCTGCTGCATGCATTTGCCCTTCATTTCGGCGACACCATATTCCGTCACCACATTCATCACTTCCATGCGCGGACCCGTCACTGCGCAGTTTTCCAGTCTTGGCACGATCCGCGAAACCGTATCATTCTTGGCGGTCGAATGCAGGGCAAGGAACGATTTGCCCCCTTCCGACGCATAGGCACCGCGGACAAAGTCGAGCTGTCCACCTGTGCCCGAAAACTGCAGTCCACCCACCATTTCCGAGTTGATCTGACCGCCCAGATCCATCTCGATGGCCGCATTGACCGAAATCATGCCTTTGTTCAGGCGAATGTTTTTCGGGCTGTTCGTGAACGACGCCGGATAGCCGACAACGGATGGGTTATCGTCCATGAAGTCGAACATTTCGCGATTGCCCAATGCCAGCGTGTAGACATGTTTGTAGGGCAGGAAGGTCTTCTTGCGGCCATTGATGACACCTTGCTGGATCAGCTTAGCCATCGCGGGCGAGAAGAGTTCCGAATGAAGGCCAAGATCGTTCTTGTCACCCAAGAACCGCATCACGGCGTCCGGAACCGCGCCAATCCCCATTTGGATTGTCGCGCCATCCTGAATTTGTTCTGCAATCAGTTTGCCGATGGCTTCATCCACCTCGGAGCCGCTTTCCACCTCGTACTCCATGAGGGGGTGGTCATATTCGACCACTTGGTCGACGTCATTGACATGGACCAAACATTCACCAAATGTCCGCGGCATTTGCGGATTGACTTCCACAATCACATGCTTGGCCTTGCGGATAACACTCACCGAAACATCAGGGTTGGTGCCAAGGGAGAAGTGGCCCGATTTGTCCATCGGAGAAACGGTCACAATATGCACGTCCGGGCGCACATGTTCGGTCAACAGGCGCCCGGCCTGATGGAACATGCAAGGGACGAAATGCACCCATTCTTCACCCTTTTCATGGCCTCTGCGCGCCAGTTCGCGGTCGGCGCGGGACATAAAGAGCGGATGTGGCTTGATGAAGGGAATCGTGTCCGGGGTGAAGATCGTGTTCAGATGTTCATCATGACCGTGCAGATAATAGACATTGAGGCGGGCATAGGCACCATCACGAGCGCGGTCTCCAACTGCCTTCATCAAGGCCAAAGGTTGCCCGGCACCCGATCCCATAATCAGGTTCATATGGTCTTTGATGGCTTCGGCTGCCTTGGCTGGAGTGGTCAATTTGGCCTGATATTGCGCTTCAAATGTGGACATACCCGGTTCCTCTTCCCTGAAACGGATCGAAGGTCGACCTTCAATCGAAAGTATAACACCGGGTTTTGGGTTTCCCTATCGGACCAAAAGAGAAAAATGCGGGTCGAAGGCGTCCGAAAGGCCAATGTTTTTGAGGAAAATCTGGCGATTTTTTCAGCAATTTGGGCTGAATCAATGTGGCGATCCACGAGTCGATCTCAGGCGGTGCTTTGCCTGAGCTCGACGATGTGCTCTGTCTGGTAACAAAACAGGCTAGTTGGGCAGCAGCCTCTGCCTGTCCGCCATGCTGCGAGACCGGGCGTCAAATATGGATCCTAGCGCAAGCCATTTACCGCTGCCTGCCATTGATCAGAATCAGCGCGGCTGATCAAGTTGGGCGGTTGGTCCTCATGCATGATCAGCAGGCGGTCGGCCAGTTCGGCTTCGGCCTGTTTGTGGGTGACGAACAACAAGGCCTTGTTGGCGGTCTCAGAACGCAAAACTGACAGGATCGCAGCCGCCGTCTCACTGTCGAGACCTTCCGTGGTTTCATCCAGCAGCCACAGATCGGGCTTGAACAGCAGCAGCCGTGACAGGGCGAGTCGTCGGCTTTCGCCACCAGACAGGCCAAGGCCATCATCCCCGAGCGTCTGCTCAAGCCCGGCATTCGAGCGTTCCAGCACCTTGGCCAACTGGGCTTTTTGCAACGTTTGCCTCAGCAGTGTGTCGCTGCCTGAAGCATCGGCAATGCGCAAATTGAAGGCCAGCGACTCGCGGAACAATTCCGTGCGCTGGGTCAATAGTCCGATGCGAGGCTGCAAATGGGCGGCCCGCCCATCTTCGTAATCCAGTCGGATGCGCCCGCATTGTGGATCCAGCAATCCCGAAACAAGCCCGAGCAGGGTCGATTTGCCCGCTCCGGATGCGCCCACAATGCCGATGGCCTCGCCTGAGCGCAGCGACAGGGAAAAGTCGGAAAAGATTAAAGCCGCCTTGTCGGAATAGGCAAAGTCCACGCGGCTCACCTCCAGCAGGATGGGGCCATGGTCGCTCAAATCCGTGCTTTCGTCCTCAAGAGGATCAGCCACCAAAGGCAGGATTCGCTGCCCTGCATAAATCGCTTTGCCGATTTCCAGCAAGCCGCGGCGGATGGGAGCCATCAATTCGGTGAGTGCCAATGTTGCCAGTACCGCCATCAACAAAACAGACCCGGATATCGCCTCTTGTTCATAGGCATATGCCCCGGCCAGCAGCACCGCCACCAGAGCCGCTCCGCCAGCGAGACTGATCAGAGCCCGACCAACCAGATCATGTTTGGCCAACCGGTCCTGCAAGATGTGAATGCGATCAGCAGCACGCTGAATCGCATCCACCTGATCGGTCAAGCGCCCTGCCATGATCAATTCGACCTGACCGCGCAGTAAATCGATATAACGCAGCCGCAGGGCTTCGGACGAAAAGGCCAACCTGCGTCCCAGACCGACACCAACCCGCCCCGCTTGCAGCGGCAGCAGGATCAGCGCCAGCAGCAAAATACCGCCAACAGCCAGCGCCATCGGGACATTGATGGTATGCAAGGCGACCAGAACCACGAGGGTCGACAGAATGGCACTTGCCAGAGGCAGGACCACCTTGAGATAGATGCCATCAAGCGCGTCGATATCCGCAGTCAAACGGGCGAGCAGTTCCCCGGAGCGGAAGTCGCGTAGCCGCCGGAAGGTCAACTGAGAGATGCCGTCAAATACATAAAGCCGCAATCGAGCAATGAAACGGAAGGTGGCGTCATGAGTGATCACCCGCTCCCCATAGCGCCCGAAAGTACGGGCCAAAGCCGCCGTGCGAATGAGAAAGCCGGGATACAGTGTGTTGAAGGCCAGCGCCACACTGGCACCACTGAGCCCTGAAATGGCTGTGGCGCCAAGATACCAGCCCGCTGTTGCCATCAGCGCGATGCTGGCCAGCGCTGCCATCAATCCGATCAGCAGCCCCCACAGGAACCAGTTGGGATAATGCCGCCAGTAAAGCGAGAGCACAGACATCAAGGTCTTCATGATGCGTCCTCCTTTGTGTGGAGGGGGCTGTCGGCCGTTCGCTCAGCAAGCGCTGCTTCATCAAGGGCAGCCAGCTCTGCATGTGAGATGGCTTGCACGCGACCGTCATGCACATACAGGATTCGGTCGCAGCATTCGGCAACCGAGCGGTCATGGGTGGCAACCACCAGCAACCGTCCTTCAGCAATCTGCATCAGGCTGTCGGTGACCAGAGACGCAGTCTCGGCATCGAGATCCGCGGTCGGTTCGTCGCATAGAATAAGACTGGCGTCGCTCAGCATCGCCCGTGCAATCGCCAGCCGCCGCACCTGTCCCCCGGAAATGCCAAAGCCGGTTTCCCCGAGTATGGTCAGCAGATCGCGCGGCAGCTGGGTGACGAAGTGATCCCCGTGGGCGTGCTCAAGTGCTTTGCGCACCGCATCGCGATCTGCCTTCGGTGCAGCCAAGCGGACATTCATCAAAACCGAGCCATGGAATATGTGTGGCCTCTGGCCAATCCAGCCAATCGTTGGGCGCAGCGCGGCCCACTGTTCTGCATCAAGCGCCTGTTGATTGATCTCAAGATTGCCGGCAAGAGGGGACAGAAAACCGCACAGGGCTCCTAGAACGGTTGATTTACCCGAACCGGACGCCCCGAGAATGGCGATCTTTTCACCCTTCTCGAAACGAAAGGAAACGTCTTTCAAGACAGCGGGTGCGTCTTCCAAATAGCCAAGGTTTGCAGACTTGAACACAACGCTATCGATTGTGATCGGTTCAGATGCCGTGGAGGACGGCACCAAAGCGGTCTCCATCTCAGATCTTTGGGCCGTGATCCAGTCTATCGGCAACACCTGCATCAGGCGGTCGGCGGCCGCTTGTGCCGTTGCCTTGTCATGATAGGCGACGGCGAACTCCCGCAAGGGAGAAAAGAATTCCGGTGCCAGCAACAATAAAAACAAGCCGGTGCCCAGCGTGATCGGGGCACCATAGGTGCCATAGTCGATACTGCCCAAATAGTGATAGGCGGCGAAAATGGCGGTAAGGGCAATGCCAAGCGCGGCGAACAATTCAAGCGCCGCAGAGGACAGAAAGGCAATGCGCAGAACCCGCATTGTTGCCTTGCGATAGTCCGTGGCCAGAATGTCAAACTCCTCTCGGGTGCGGCCTACGGCGCGGAACAGTTTCAGCGTCGTCATGCCTGACAGGCGGTCCAGAAAGAGGCTGCTCATGTCTGACAGGGCAGAGATCTGGTCGTCCGAGGCTTTCTTGGCGCGGATGCCGACAATGGCCATGAACACGGGCACCAAGGGACCACAGACCATGAGGATCAAGGCCGCCGCCCATGATATGGAGGCGGACGCGATGAGGATCATCAGCGGAATGACAATCAGTTGCCGCTTCAAGGACAGATAGCGTGCCGTATAATCATTGAGTGCCTCGATCACATCCGATCCGAGCGCAGCCACTTCTCCTGCCGCTTTGCGCTCCTTGTCGAGCGGGGGGTGGTTGGCCAATCGCAAAGCCAATAAACCGCGCAGATCCCGACGCACCGCACTGGACACATGATGGCCGAGGCGCCCCGCCAGATACGCCAACAGCGCGCGCAGGCCGATGGATGCAAACAGAGCCAAGGCATAGGGGAACAGACCCGAAAGGCCGCTTTTGTCGGCGACAAGGGCATCAATGCCGAAGGCCAAAGAGAAGGCTATGGGAATGGCCATCAGGCCCGATGCCACGTCAAGCCAGGCCTTGCGGGACAGAGTGGAGGCGTGCGGTAACAGCACGGCGGCCAGCCATTGATCTGCTGGTCGCTTTTCCTTCCGTCTCTTGGCTCTTTCCTGCTTTGGCGCTCGGTCCTTGAACGTCTTGTCGTTAGCTGCCAGATCCTTGGTCATAAAGCGATATGCAATCCTTCCCTTGACAGATTGCATGGCCCGAATCCGGTAAAAAATCCGACAAATTGATGGTCCTCAATCTGTCAGGGTCTGCCATTGATCGGTCCCGAGGATCGTATCCCTAGGGTAGCAGACGCCGGAATCATTCGGGCTTGCAGATCTGTCGATTTGCTATGGCCTTTGCCGTTCTGAGCAGCAGACCGACAATAACTGGAATTAGTAGACCAAATAGACCAATGCCTGCAATGAGATGAAGGTCTGATTGCGCTTTTTCCGCAAACAATAATGTTGCGATGGTCAGGGCAGCCAAGGGGAAGCTGTAAGCCCACCACGACATGGCAAAGGGAATCCGCGACAGTTTTGGCAATTGGGTGAGAATGATCAGGAAGAAGACAATGCCGGTATTGTAGAGAATCCGCGCAAAGGGATCGAGCCCTCCGGTCAGGCTGACATAAGCCACAAAGCCCACCGCAGGCGGGGCGATCAGGATCATCAGGGTCGGCAGCAGCCGCTCGGGCAGGGGATTGTGAAAGACCAGCCGGTTGAAGACCAGTGTCAGCAGTACGATCCAGAAGACGATCCCGACCGAGAAATAGAACCAACCCAGCTCGATCAGGCCAAAGCGGCTCGCAGCGATTGGCACGATGATGTTGCCAACCACCGGAATGAACCAGGCCGGGTTGAGGGTCAGGGTTTCAAATGTCCGGTGGCCGATCCAGGCTGTTAACACCGCCAACGTACCCAACAGATGCAGCCCGGCCCCCAGCGCCCACACGCCTACAGCCAGCCCATGGGAGAAGGGTTCCATCGCCGTACCCACAAGAATGATGCCGATCGAGGCGGCTGGAAAGAAGCAGATCCGCACAGGATGATTCCATTCCCAGACAACCTGCTCGGGATAGCGCACAGCCTTCAGCCCATAGAGTGCCAGCAGGGCCACCAGTACCGCCACAGTGCCGATCAACAGCCCCAAACTGGCTCCATGCGCCACCCCTAGGCTTTTCTCAAGTCGTTCGGCGGCCAGAGTGAGCCCCGCCAGTCCCATCACCATGGCAAAGAAGGCATTGGGAAAGTGCGCTAATCTTGATGTGTCCGCCGGTTCCGGTTTTGCTGCCTCGACCTGTTTGGGCAATTCACTGGTGACCATCTGCGTCATTGTGCCTCTCCGTGGGCGTACAGTGTTTAAACAAGTAAACTTGATGCTTGTTATATTAAGTGCTAAAAGATATGCAACAAATGATCACGTTGATCACGGGAAAAAGTCAAATATATTCGAAAGTATAAACATACTTCGACCCATCATCGCTTTCCGACGAGGAGAGACGATGGCACTGCCATCCGGGCTTGTCACCCCGGTCTCTAGCTGGCTTGGGTGGCAGTGCACTTTACTTGACAACAGACAATCGGATTATGTCGGTGAAATTTGAAGAAGCAGCTTCGCAGGCTGGTTGACGAGATGCTTTTTACTGTGTGAGATGATCCGTAAAACAACGAATAAAATGAGAAGCGTGCACACACGCACCTGGGAGGTTTCATGCGACTGACACAGCATTCCAATTATGCCATGCGGCTGCTGATGTATTGTGCCCTGAAGCCAGACCAACCGGTCCGTTTGGCTGAAATTGCCGATGCTTACGATATTTCTGGACATCATATCAACAAGATAGCCCAGAGATTGACCCATATCGGCGCGATTCAGGCAATCCGCGGACGCAATGGTGGAATTCGTCTAGCCAAGGATCCCAAGGACATCAATATCGGCGAAATCCTCCGCCAGACCGAAGAGAATCTGGTGATCGTCGAGTGCTTTTCAGAGGAAAGCAATACCTGCCCGTTGATCAGCGAATGCAAATTCCGCTTGTTGTTGATGGATGCCTTGGCCGCTTTCCTGAAGGTGCTCGACGCCCACACATTGGCAGACCTTGTCAGCCACCCGGACTGCCTCAAGCCGCTTTTGGGGTTGAGCGATCAGATCGGAGCTTTGTCGGACATTCACCAGCCCGCCTGCAACTGAGCATGCATGCCGGGCGTCATGCCACCTTGCGCAGACGTGCCGGCAGGTAACGCAGCAAAGACCGGGATGGATCCGCAGGCATTGGTACAATCCGGGCAAGTTTGGCACCACCAAACAGGATCAGCAAAGCACCGAGCAAAGTGAACGGGCCCGGCACTTCCTCAAAGACCATCCAGCCCATCAATGTGGCAAACAGAATCCAGCTGTAATTGACTGGCCCGAGGATCGCTGCATCCGCCAGACGGAAAGCCTTGATGTTGAACAGCTGGCCGATGGTTGCCAAAGGGCCGATCCAGAGCAGGGGGGCTAGATCGGCAAAGGTCAGGGACGAGGTCATGAAAACATACCCGGCAGGAACCAATATCAGAAGGCTGCTGATGCCGGTGACATGCAAAATGACGCTGTAGGCCGTGTCCCGACGGGCGACAACCTTGAGAACCAACACCTCAAGACCCAAAATCACTGCCCCGGCCAGTGCCGCCGTTGCGCCCATCCATTCTTGCGCGGTGAGGGCAAGGGAAAACCCACTGTCTCCGAACAGCACGATATAGGCCCCGATGGCACAAAGGAAACCGGCCACCCAATGGGCGCGCCGCACACGTTCCCCCAGCAGCAAAGCCGCCAGACCTATAACGATCAAGCCTTCGAGCAAACCAATCGCCGTTGCATCGGCAAGCCGCATATTGGCCGCAGCAAAGATGGTTACACCCACGCCGCTGAGTGCCAGCATGGCCCGCATCAGATGGGTTGAAGGATTGGACGCTTTGAGACCACTGAGCGGTGTTCGCGTGATCAGAGCAAGACTGGCAATCGAGACAAAGCCACCAAGAAAGCGCATGAAAACGATCAGCAGGATCGGCACCTCTGCCCCCATCAGCTTGCCCGCGGCAAAGATCGGTGTGAAGCAGGCCGTCCCGACCAATGAATAGGCGATTGCCTTCACTACATCTCTGTCCATGCCTGCCATCCCGCCACGCTCTTTTTAACATCCGTATCCGTTTTGAATAGCGCGGACAATGACCGATTTAGCGATGGAAATGCAGCCGCCATTTTGGCATTATGGGCATGCGTAAATGCATGCAGAAAATAGTGAGAATGCGGAAATGAATATGAACTGGGATGATATGCAGCTTTTTCATGCCGCAGCGGTGGCTGGTTCAATGACCGGGGCCACCCGTCGCCTGAATCTGTCGCAACCGCAATTGTCCCGCCGCCTGCGCCAACTGGAAGATGGCATTGGTGCGCGTTTGTTCGACCGGACGCCGCAAGGCCTCAAACTGACTCGGGCCGGAGAAACCCTGTTGCCCCACGCCGAAGATATGCGCAAAGCGGCCGACGCGGTCTCCCGCGTGACGCCCAACCTGTCGACCAGAGGTTTGCGAAAGATCCGTCTCTCCGTCGACGACATGCGAATCCAGTTCATCAACCGGCATTTGACCGAACTGGTGGACGCGGTGGGGGATGTCGAGTTGGAGTTCTTCTCCACTCACCAGCATCTCAATCTGGTCGACCGAACCAGCGATTTGCAGATTCGCACCTGCCTGCCAGACACTGACACGGTGATCATGCGCAAACTCGCAGAGCAATCCTATGCGGTCTATGGTCAAAGGGACTGGCTCGCCAAATTGCCCGAACGCAGCATGGCCGAGCATCTCGCCGACACGCCATGGATCGGTTTTTGTGCCGATACCAAATGGTATCCGCAGGAGCATCTCTGGATGGAGGCGCATGTCACAGCGCCCGTGCGCCTGCGTTACAACTGCATTGCCGATTGTCTGGCGGGAACAAAAGCGGGGGTCGGGCTGGCCATTCTGCCGCGCTTCGTTGGGGAGGCTGACGACGCACTGATCAACCTGTCCGGCACTTTGGACGAGATGACCGGGCCGGAGCATGTGATTGTCAATCGGGATTTGCTACGGGAACCGGCGGTCCGCAAGACCATCGACGCTTTGGCAAAGATCTATCGTCACATGATCTGAAGCCTTCGGTTTCGCGCCACTTGCCAGTAAATCATTGAGTGGTTTGCATTTTGAGCCCAGATCGCTATGATGGCGCTGTCCCACTCTGGGCCTTGGCCTAGCCGATCCGTCATGGAAACGGATTGCGCGCCGCCTTTTCAAAAAACCAACAATTGCGCTTCAGCCCGATCTGACTGGGTCTGCTGTGCGCTGAATGGACGTGTCTTCAGACCCGGCTTGTTGTCGTGTCTGCGGGATAGACGTCAATTGAATAGGTGACCGATGACAAGACTTCGTTTGTCCAACTATGAACAGCATCTCAAATGGTTCGCCCTCATGTTGGGCGTGGTCAGCACGATTGGTATCGTGCAGGACTGGTATCCCTATACGATGTTCATCAATCTGCCCTTCTGCATGATCTGGATCTATTGCGCCTGGTTGCATACAGAACGGCAGCTCAAATACATCAATATCGTTTTCAGCTTGCTCTATATCTATGGCATTGGCCGTTACTTCATGCTGGACGCATGATCGTGTCTTGCCGCGGGGAGGGGTTAAACCTCCCTGCGATAGACCAGAAAGGCATGTGGAATCATGCCGCTGCGGCCCGGCGCATCAAAATGCACTTCACTGACCATACTCAGTCCTGCCGCCTCAAAAGCCTTGAACTCTCCCAGCATCACAGGCCATGGCACCGTTTCCCATGCTGAACCATCGGGCCGCACACGGGCATAAACCAGCAGGGTTCCTCCGGGTTTTACCAAATCGGCAATCGCTGCAAAGGCAGGTTCCCGCAGGGCATCAGGCAGGGACTGCAACGTATAGCATTCATGCACCAAATCGAAACGGCCAAAATCGGCTGGCAGATCGAACATGTCGGCGACATGGTACTCTACCTTGCTGTCTGGATAACGCTTTTGCGCCCATTCAATTGCATCCTTG
This genomic stretch from Cohaesibacter intestini harbors:
- a CDS encoding class I SAM-dependent methyltransferase, encoding MVRFEDIEDGYSLEERIAFFEAVYQRAAGNQAEIPWTSEDAKPEVLEWLAANPATTGARAVDVACGLGENAEALAKAGYQTLAFDVSKDAIEWAQKRYPDSKVEYHVADMFDLPADFGRFDLVHECYTLQSLPDALREPAFAAIADLVKPGGTLLVYARVRPDGSAWETVPWPVMLGEFKAFEAAGLSMVSEVHFDAPGRSGMIPHAFLVYRREV
- a CDS encoding peptidase, encoding MTRLRLSNYEQHLKWFALMLGVVSTIGIVQDWYPYTMFINLPFCMIWIYCAWLHTERQLKYINIVFSLLYIYGIGRYFMLDA
- a CDS encoding LysR family transcriptional regulator codes for the protein MNWDDMQLFHAAAVAGSMTGATRRLNLSQPQLSRRLRQLEDGIGARLFDRTPQGLKLTRAGETLLPHAEDMRKAADAVSRVTPNLSTRGLRKIRLSVDDMRIQFINRHLTELVDAVGDVELEFFSTHQHLNLVDRTSDLQIRTCLPDTDTVIMRKLAEQSYAVYGQRDWLAKLPERSMAEHLADTPWIGFCADTKWYPQEHLWMEAHVTAPVRLRYNCIADCLAGTKAGVGLAILPRFVGEADDALINLSGTLDEMTGPEHVIVNRDLLREPAVRKTIDALAKIYRHMI
- a CDS encoding acetyl-CoA hydrolase/transferase family protein, whose translation is MSTFEAQYQAKLTTPAKAAEAIKDHMNLIMGSGAGQPLALMKAVGDRARDGAYARLNVYYLHGHDEHLNTIFTPDTIPFIKPHPLFMSRADRELARRGHEKGEEWVHFVPCMFHQAGRLLTEHVRPDVHIVTVSPMDKSGHFSLGTNPDVSVSVIRKAKHVIVEVNPQMPRTFGECLVHVNDVDQVVEYDHPLMEYEVESGSEVDEAIGKLIAEQIQDGATIQMGIGAVPDAVMRFLGDKNDLGLHSELFSPAMAKLIQQGVINGRKKTFLPYKHVYTLALGNREMFDFMDDNPSVVGYPASFTNSPKNIRLNKGMISVNAAIEMDLGGQINSEMVGGLQFSGTGGQLDFVRGAYASEGGKSFLALHSTAKNDTVSRIVPRLENCAVTGPRMEVMNVVTEYGVAEMKGKCMQQRAAALIEIAHPKFREGLRVAARKSNLL
- the cydD gene encoding thiol reductant ABC exporter subunit CydD encodes the protein MTKDLAANDKTFKDRAPKQERAKRRKEKRPADQWLAAVLLPHASTLSRKAWLDVASGLMAIPIAFSLAFGIDALVADKSGLSGLFPYALALFASIGLRALLAYLAGRLGHHVSSAVRRDLRGLLALRLANHPPLDKERKAAGEVAALGSDVIEALNDYTARYLSLKRQLIVIPLMILIASASISWAAALILMVCGPLVPVFMAIVGIRAKKASDDQISALSDMSSLFLDRLSGMTTLKLFRAVGRTREEFDILATDYRKATMRVLRIAFLSSAALELFAALGIALTAIFAAYHYLGSIDYGTYGAPITLGTGLFLLLLAPEFFSPLREFAVAYHDKATAQAAADRLMQVLPIDWITAQRSEMETALVPSSTASEPITIDSVVFKSANLGYLEDAPAVLKDVSFRFEKGEKIAILGASGSGKSTVLGALCGFLSPLAGNLEINQQALDAEQWAALRPTIGWIGQRPHIFHGSVLMNVRLAAPKADRDAVRKALEHAHGDHFVTQLPRDLLTILGETGFGISGGQVRRLAIARAMLSDASLILCDEPTADLDAETASLVTDSLMQIAEGRLLVVATHDRSVAECCDRILYVHDGRVQAISHAELAALDEAALAERTADSPLHTKEDAS
- a CDS encoding RrF2 family transcriptional regulator, whose translation is MRLTQHSNYAMRLLMYCALKPDQPVRLAEIADAYDISGHHINKIAQRLTHIGAIQAIRGRNGGIRLAKDPKDINIGEILRQTEENLVIVECFSEESNTCPLISECKFRLLLMDALAAFLKVLDAHTLADLVSHPDCLKPLLGLSDQIGALSDIHQPACN
- the cydC gene encoding thiol reductant ABC exporter subunit CydC — its product is MKTLMSVLSLYWRHYPNWFLWGLLIGLMAALASIALMATAGWYLGATAISGLSGASVALAFNTLYPGFLIRTAALARTFGRYGERVITHDATFRFIARLRLYVFDGISQLTFRRLRDFRSGELLARLTADIDALDGIYLKVVLPLASAILSTLVVLVALHTINVPMALAVGGILLLALILLPLQAGRVGVGLGRRLAFSSEALRLRYIDLLRGQVELIMAGRLTDQVDAIQRAADRIHILQDRLAKHDLVGRALISLAGGAALVAVLLAGAYAYEQEAISGSVLLMAVLATLALTELMAPIRRGLLEIGKAIYAGQRILPLVADPLEDESTDLSDHGPILLEVSRVDFAYSDKAALIFSDFSLSLRSGEAIGIVGASGAGKSTLLGLVSGLLDPQCGRIRLDYEDGRAAHLQPRIGLLTQRTELFRESLAFNLRIADASGSDTLLRQTLQKAQLAKVLERSNAGLEQTLGDDGLGLSGGESRRLALSRLLLFKPDLWLLDETTEGLDSETAAAILSVLRSETANKALLFVTHKQAEAELADRLLIMHEDQPPNLISRADSDQWQAAVNGLR
- a CDS encoding SLAC1 anion channel family protein; this encodes MTQMVTSELPKQVEAAKPEPADTSRLAHFPNAFFAMVMGLAGLTLAAERLEKSLGVAHGASLGLLIGTVAVLVALLALYGLKAVRYPEQVVWEWNHPVRICFFPAASIGIILVGTAMEPFSHGLAVGVWALGAGLHLLGTLAVLTAWIGHRTFETLTLNPAWFIPVVGNIIVPIAASRFGLIELGWFYFSVGIVFWIVLLTLVFNRLVFHNPLPERLLPTLMILIAPPAVGFVAYVSLTGGLDPFARILYNTGIVFFLIILTQLPKLSRIPFAMSWWAYSFPLAALTIATLLFAEKAQSDLHLIAGIGLFGLLIPVIVGLLLRTAKAIANRQICKPE
- a CDS encoding DMT family transporter, whose translation is MDRDVVKAIAYSLVGTACFTPIFAAGKLMGAEVPILLIVFMRFLGGFVSIASLALITRTPLSGLKASNPSTHLMRAMLALSGVGVTIFAAANMRLADATAIGLLEGLIVIGLAALLLGERVRRAHWVAGFLCAIGAYIVLFGDSGFSLALTAQEWMGATAALAGAVILGLEVLVLKVVARRDTAYSVILHVTGISSLLILVPAGYVFMTSSLTFADLAPLLWIGPLATIGQLFNIKAFRLADAAILGPVNYSWILFATLMGWMVFEEVPGPFTLLGALLILFGGAKLARIVPMPADPSRSLLRYLPARLRKVA